The following coding sequences are from one Candidatus Desulfofervidus auxilii window:
- the rpsI gene encoding 30S ribosomal protein S9 produces the protein MAERFYATGKRKTAVARVWLISPGSGQIIVNKKPYNEYFERETLLMIIRQPLELTQMLNKFDIMVNVKGGGKSGQAQAIRHGIARALVVFNPELKPMLKKAGFLTRDPRVKERKKYGLAGARRAFQYSKR, from the coding sequence ATGGCAGAAAGATTTTATGCTACTGGAAAAAGAAAGACAGCAGTTGCACGTGTTTGGTTAATATCGCCAGGTTCAGGTCAAATTATTGTTAATAAAAAGCCTTATAATGAATATTTTGAAAGAGAAACACTTTTAATGATTATTCGTCAACCTTTGGAATTAACTCAAATGTTAAATAAATTTGATATAATGGTTAATGTTAAAGGTGGTGGAAAAAGTGGACAGGCACAAGCTATAAGACATGGTATTGCACGAGCACTTGTAGTGTTTAATCCAGAATTAAAGCCTATGTTAAAAAAAGCAGGATTTCTTACAAGAGATCCAAGAGTTAAAGAAAGGAAAAAATATGGATTGGCAGGTGCTAGAAGAGCTTTCCAATACTCTAAACGGTAA
- the rplM gene encoding 50S ribosomal protein L13 — protein MKTFMLRKEDVERKWYVVDASGKILGRLASQIAIRLMGKHKPIYTPHVDTGDYIIVINAEKIRLTGKKWEKKLYYRHSGYMGGLKVLTAKQMWEKRPERLIELAVKRMLPKNKLGRKMLKKLKIYAGPKHPHQAQKPIPLSL, from the coding sequence ATGAAGACCTTTATGTTGAGAAAAGAGGATGTCGAAAGAAAGTGGTATGTTGTGGATGCTTCTGGAAAAATTTTAGGAAGATTAGCAAGTCAAATTGCTATTCGGCTTATGGGCAAACACAAACCTATTTATACTCCACATGTAGATACAGGTGATTACATTATTGTTATTAATGCAGAGAAAATAAGGCTCACTGGAAAAAAATGGGAAAAAAAATTATATTATCGCCATTCTGGCTATATGGGAGGATTGAAAGTTCTTACTGCCAAACAAATGTGGGAAAAAAGACCAGAGCGTCTTATTGAATTGGCTGTAAAGAGAATGTTACCTAAAAATAAACTTGGTCGTAAAATGTTAAAGAAATTAAAAATATATGCTGGGCCAAAACATCCCCATCAAGCACAAAAACCAATACCGTTATCACTTTAG
- a CDS encoding CBS domain-containing protein, translating to MHVSKWMVTDIITVKKDTDIKEAIRLMEKYSIRHLPVVEEGRFVGFVTEGDLRQLLIPAMLEDIKVKDVMITDPITVTPETDIETAAKLIYQYKIGGLPVLKGNKLVGIITTTDILRAFIEMMGILMAGSRLDVVIGDSPQAFKEVYNIIHRHNGRLISLGILPNEHETIYSFRLERCELEPIIEALTARGYKVISTFP from the coding sequence ATGCATGTATCAAAATGGATGGTTACAGATATTATTACTGTAAAAAAAGATACAGATATAAAAGAAGCTATCCGTTTAATGGAAAAATATTCTATCCGCCATCTGCCAGTAGTAGAAGAAGGGCGTTTTGTAGGTTTTGTTACTGAAGGAGACTTGCGGCAGTTGCTTATACCAGCTATGCTTGAAGATATTAAGGTAAAAGATGTAATGATTACTGACCCAATTACAGTTACTCCAGAAACAGACATTGAGACAGCTGCTAAATTGATTTATCAGTATAAAATTGGTGGATTACCAGTATTAAAAGGAAATAAACTAGTTGGAATTATTACTACTACAGATATTCTGCGAGCCTTTATTGAAATGATGGGTATACTTATGGCTGGTTCTCGTTTAGATGTGGTAATTGGAGATTCCCCTCAGGCATTTAAAGAAGTTTATAATATTATTCATCGTCACAATGGCCGCCTTATAAGTTTAGGCATTCTTCCTAATGAACATGAAACAATCTATTCTTTCCGTCTTGAAAGATGTGAATTAGAACCTATTATTGAAGCTTTAACTGCTCGTGGCTATAAAGTGATTTCGACTTTTCCATAA
- a CDS encoding tRNA (adenine-N1)-methyltransferase, producing MLWQPGDLVLLLSPEGKRFIVRIGPKKLSTHHGEIDLESLTKVSPGNVIYTHKGIPFVSLKPTLYDFIHHLVRRTQIIYPKDLGYILVRLGIAPGNRVIEAGAGSGALTLTLAWTIRPTGKVYSYEKEEKFIKICWENLTWAGLSDWVELKHRDIEQGFDERDVDAIFLDVKTPWQYLSQAWEALKGGCVLGMLVPTTNQVSEILKNIEKFPFVDVEVMEILLRRYKTVAERLRPEDRMVAHTGYLIFARKKEKDVNWR from the coding sequence ATGCTCTGGCAACCTGGCGACCTAGTGCTTCTCCTTTCGCCGGAAGGAAAGCGTTTTATTGTTCGGATTGGACCAAAAAAATTAAGTACACATCATGGTGAAATAGATTTAGAATCACTCACCAAGGTTTCTCCAGGTAATGTTATTTATACACATAAAGGTATCCCATTTGTAAGTTTAAAACCTACTCTTTATGACTTTATTCATCATCTTGTTCGGCGCACTCAGATTATTTATCCTAAAGATTTAGGTTACATCCTTGTCCGTTTAGGCATAGCACCTGGTAATAGAGTGATAGAAGCCGGAGCAGGTAGTGGTGCACTCACTTTAACATTAGCTTGGACTATAAGACCAACAGGTAAAGTTTATAGCTATGAAAAAGAGGAAAAATTCATAAAAATTTGCTGGGAAAATTTAACTTGGGCTGGTCTAAGTGATTGGGTAGAGCTTAAGCATCGTGACATTGAACAAGGCTTTGATGAAAGAGATGTAGATGCTATTTTTTTGGATGTAAAGACTCCATGGCAATATCTCTCCCAAGCTTGGGAAGCTTTAAAAGGAGGATGTGTATTGGGAATGCTTGTACCAACAACAAACCAAGTAAGTGAAATTTTAAAAAATATAGAAAAATTTCCTTTTGTTGATGTTGAAGTTATGGAAATCCTTTTAAGACGATACAAAACTGTGGCTGAAAGACTGAGACCAGAAGACCGCATGGTAGCTCATACTGGCTATCTTATTTTTGCGAGGAAAAAGGAAAAAGATGTCAATTGGCGCTAA
- a CDS encoding ATP-binding protein: MKIIGENFGPLINFDIKIKPFTLFIGPNASGKSYIAYLIWCLFKVEPDFDELDKILQNHVKDIKDTNLIKNIKDFLKNIFYNPDLFYVELEDLLKDTFSINEVSELIREGAEKAKFAVTNDNGSAKISFSLTKEKGLQLQKIEGIEDKIKSLEIKTKRIIKNKSGIKVILLMNGEELYSLDLQSSKDIYELCRFIPIAFQEIFDGYFPYFEVPLLPDGKAGLMRAHSAIVYALMERKWKQVIPLNAADAEFMRAFEILEPRIKNKEIANLASFIEEKINAQFLLYREPPRYVVKIRGLEMPIERAPSGHREIASFILALKYGLEKNTMLIMEEPEAHLHPDAHSIITRALAGLSKFSDVLITTHSVYILDEISNLIKLNELNSIEKKELGYEEWEGIKPDDVGVYFFSFDGKVKSLEITEEGIEESGLDQVVLEMANAHARVESKFESKRVSKQYSTKL; encoded by the coding sequence ATGAAAATCATAGGAGAAAATTTTGGTCCACTTATTAATTTTGATATAAAGATTAAGCCTTTTACTCTTTTTATAGGTCCAAATGCTTCTGGAAAATCCTATATTGCTTATCTTATATGGTGTCTTTTTAAAGTCGAACCTGATTTTGATGAATTAGATAAAATTTTACAAAATCATGTTAAAGATATAAAAGATACTAATTTGATCAAAAATATAAAAGATTTTCTAAAAAATATTTTTTACAATCCTGATCTTTTTTATGTCGAGCTAGAAGATCTACTTAAGGATACTTTTTCAATAAATGAAGTTAGCGAACTTATACGGGAGGGAGCGGAAAAAGCTAAATTTGCTGTTACTAATGATAACGGGTCTGCGAAAATAAGCTTTAGCTTAACTAAAGAAAAAGGACTTCAATTACAAAAAATAGAAGGAATAGAGGATAAAATTAAAAGTTTAGAAATAAAAACAAAAAGAATTATTAAAAACAAATCAGGGATTAAAGTGATATTGTTAATGAACGGAGAAGAACTATATAGCTTAGACCTTCAGAGCTCAAAAGATATCTATGAACTCTGTAGATTTATACCTATTGCTTTTCAAGAAATTTTTGATGGGTATTTCCCTTATTTTGAAGTTCCGCTTCTTCCTGATGGAAAAGCAGGGCTCATGCGAGCACACTCAGCGATAGTCTATGCTTTAATGGAAAGGAAATGGAAGCAAGTTATTCCGTTAAATGCTGCTGATGCAGAATTTATGAGAGCTTTTGAAATTTTAGAGCCAAGAATAAAAAATAAAGAAATAGCTAATTTAGCTTCTTTTATAGAAGAGAAGATAAATGCTCAATTTTTATTGTATCGTGAACCTCCAAGATATGTTGTGAAGATAAGGGGATTAGAGATGCCTATTGAACGAGCTCCTTCAGGACATAGAGAAATAGCTTCATTTATTCTTGCGCTTAAATATGGGTTAGAAAAAAATACAATGCTTATTATGGAAGAGCCAGAGGCACACCTTCATCCAGATGCACATTCTATAATAACAAGGGCATTAGCTGGCCTTTCCAAATTTAGTGATGTGCTGATAACTACACACAGTGTATACATTCTTGATGAGATAAGTAATTTGATCAAACTTAATGAACTAAACTCCATAGAGAAAAAAGAATTAGGTTATGAAGAATGGGAGGGAATTAAACCAGATGATGTAGGTGTATATTTCTTTAGCTTTGATGGAAAAGTGAAATCTTTAGAAATTACTGAGGAAGGAATAGAGGAAAGTGGGCTTGATCAAGTAGTTCTAGAAATGGCAAATGCTCATGCAAGGGTGGAAAGTAAATTTGAAAGTAAAAGAGTTTCTAAACAATATTCCACAAAATTGTAA
- the glgB gene encoding 1,4-alpha-glucan branching protein GlgB, translating into MELFIKDDFLFGISQEDIEKLIKGEHQDPHYILGGHPNRNGVIIRAYHPDAIQAKLLLDGKEIPMEKIHPNGLFAVLIKNKKWPFDYIQRFYFSNGNIWERRDPYRFLPTLGELDLYLIREGRHFEIYKKLGAHPMIHDGVKGISFAVWAPNALRVSVIGDFNHWDGRIYPMRVLGDSGVWEIFIPDLEEGILYKYEIKTKSGDLRIKTDPFAFYMELRPKNASIVWDLNKYQWNDKDWMKERIKKNIYHSPLNIYEVHLGSWQRGEKNRFLNYREIAPKLISHIKKYGFTHIELLPIMEHPHDASWGYQVSGYYAPTSRYGNPDDFRYFVDYCHQHKIGVILDWVPSHFPKDDYSLRFFDGTALYEYADPRLGEHPDWHTLIFNFARTEVKNFLIANALFWLKEYHIDGLRVDAVASMLYLDYSRKPGEWIPNKYGGNENLEAIAFLQELNKEVYQQCPGCFTIAEESTAWPGVSRPVYLGGLGFGFKWNMGWMHDTLFYFSKDPIYRKWHHNQMTFSMLYAYTENFILPLSHDEVVHGKGSLYQKMPGDKWQKLANLRALFTYMYTHPGKKLVFMGNEIAQEKEWDYLSSIDWHLLEDPDRKKFSKFFEDLGKIYLENPPLWYEDHTPSGFQWIDCHDNNHSVFSYIRRAGKEYLICVLNLTPVPRFNYRIGVPELKTYLEIFNSDSEYYGGSNLGNLGKIKAESIHAHGFPYSVSLTLPPLAGLILKPE; encoded by the coding sequence ATGGAGTTATTTATAAAAGATGACTTTCTTTTTGGTATTTCTCAAGAAGATATAGAAAAATTAATAAAAGGAGAACATCAAGATCCTCATTATATTTTAGGAGGACATCCAAATAGAAATGGGGTTATTATTCGTGCCTATCATCCTGATGCTATACAGGCAAAACTTCTTTTAGATGGAAAAGAAATACCTATGGAAAAAATACATCCAAATGGATTATTTGCTGTTCTTATAAAAAATAAAAAATGGCCTTTTGATTACATTCAACGTTTTTACTTTTCAAATGGAAATATTTGGGAAAGGAGGGACCCATATCGATTTTTACCTACTTTAGGAGAATTGGATTTATATTTAATTCGAGAAGGACGCCATTTTGAAATTTATAAAAAGCTTGGTGCTCATCCTATGATACATGATGGTGTAAAAGGTATTTCTTTTGCTGTTTGGGCACCAAATGCGTTAAGGGTAAGTGTGATTGGTGATTTTAATCATTGGGATGGAAGAATTTATCCTATGAGGGTCTTAGGAGATAGTGGTGTATGGGAGATATTTATTCCAGATTTAGAAGAAGGCATTTTATATAAATATGAAATAAAAACAAAATCAGGTGATTTAAGAATAAAAACTGATCCATTTGCCTTTTATATGGAGTTAAGACCAAAAAATGCAAGTATTGTTTGGGACTTAAATAAATATCAATGGAATGATAAAGATTGGATGAAAGAAAGGATTAAAAAAAATATTTATCATTCTCCTTTAAATATCTATGAAGTGCATCTTGGTTCTTGGCAAAGGGGGGAGAAAAATAGATTTTTAAATTATAGAGAGATTGCCCCAAAACTTATTAGTCATATAAAGAAATATGGATTTACTCACATTGAGCTTTTACCAATTATGGAACATCCCCATGATGCCTCTTGGGGTTATCAAGTAAGTGGATATTATGCCCCAACGAGCCGTTATGGAAATCCAGATGATTTTCGTTATTTTGTAGATTATTGTCATCAACATAAGATTGGTGTGATTTTAGATTGGGTACCAAGTCATTTTCCAAAAGATGATTATAGTTTGCGTTTTTTTGATGGTACTGCTCTTTATGAATATGCTGATCCACGTTTAGGAGAACATCCAGATTGGCATACATTAATATTTAATTTTGCTCGCACTGAGGTAAAAAATTTCCTTATTGCCAATGCACTTTTTTGGTTAAAAGAATATCACATTGATGGTTTAAGGGTAGATGCAGTAGCCTCTATGCTATATTTAGATTATAGTCGTAAACCTGGGGAATGGATCCCAAATAAATATGGAGGGAATGAAAATCTTGAAGCAATTGCCTTTTTACAGGAATTAAATAAAGAGGTTTACCAACAATGTCCTGGTTGTTTTACTATTGCAGAAGAATCTACAGCTTGGCCTGGTGTTTCTAGACCTGTATATTTAGGTGGTCTTGGTTTTGGCTTTAAATGGAATATGGGATGGATGCATGATACACTTTTTTATTTTAGTAAAGACCCCATTTATCGAAAATGGCATCATAATCAAATGACTTTCTCTATGCTTTATGCTTATACAGAAAATTTTATCTTGCCCCTTTCTCACGATGAAGTAGTTCATGGTAAAGGTAGTCTTTATCAAAAGATGCCAGGTGATAAATGGCAAAAATTAGCTAATTTAAGGGCACTTTTCACTTATATGTATACACATCCTGGGAAAAAACTAGTATTTATGGGAAATGAAATAGCACAAGAAAAAGAATGGGATTATCTTAGCTCTATTGATTGGCATCTTTTAGAAGATCCTGATAGAAAAAAATTTTCTAAATTTTTTGAAGACTTAGGAAAAATTTATTTAGAAAATCCACCTCTTTGGTATGAAGATCATACTCCAAGTGGTTTTCAATGGATAGACTGTCATGATAACAATCATTCTGTTTTTTCTTATATAAGAAGAGCAGGTAAAGAATATCTCATTTGTGTATTAAATCTTACACCTGTACCTCGTTTTAATTATCGCATAGGTGTACCAGAATTAAAAACTTATTTAGAAATCTTTAATAGTGATTCAGAATACTATGGTGGTAGCAATCTTGGAAACTTAGGAAAGATTAAAGCTGAATCCATACATGCCCATGGTTTTCCCTATTCTGTATCCCTTACCCTTCCACCTCTGGCTGGCTTAATTTTGAAACCTGAATAA
- a CDS encoding ParB/RepB/Spo0J family partition protein: protein MVKKRLGRGLNALFGDTETPDYFLCPIEKIYPNRFQPRENIDTNDSAFQELMVSIKEKGILQPLLVTPKDDGYELIAGERRLKAALAVGLKEVPVIVRENISEAELLELSLIENIQREDLTPIEEAEAYYRLMKEFHLTQEEIAKRVGKDRTTIANFLRLRQLPDIIKKDLVEGRLTMGHARALLGLPLEQQLALREEIINKNLSVRAIEKRAKTLKTSKKKKLHPIYSEVAEKLTEFLGTKVKITPRKKGGVIEIVFYSEEGLFQLLETIVGEKWSYL from the coding sequence ATGGTTAAGAAAAGATTGGGCAGAGGACTTAATGCCTTATTTGGTGATACAGAAACACCAGATTATTTTCTTTGCCCTATAGAAAAAATTTATCCCAATCGTTTCCAACCCAGGGAGAATATTGATACAAATGATTCAGCTTTTCAAGAACTTATGGTCTCTATAAAAGAAAAAGGTATTTTACAACCCCTTCTTGTTACACCTAAAGATGATGGTTATGAGCTAATTGCAGGAGAGCGACGGCTTAAAGCAGCTTTGGCTGTAGGTTTAAAAGAAGTGCCTGTTATTGTGCGTGAAAATATTTCAGAAGCAGAGCTATTAGAGCTCTCTTTAATAGAAAATATACAACGAGAGGATCTTACTCCAATAGAAGAAGCAGAAGCATATTATCGTTTAATGAAAGAATTTCATCTTACACAAGAAGAAATAGCAAAGAGAGTAGGAAAGGACAGAACAACTATTGCCAATTTTTTACGTCTTAGACAATTACCAGATATTATTAAAAAGGACTTAGTTGAAGGACGTCTTACTATGGGTCATGCACGTGCCCTTCTTGGCTTACCTTTAGAACAACAATTAGCTTTACGAGAGGAAATCATAAATAAAAACCTTTCAGTTAGAGCAATAGAAAAAAGGGCAAAAACATTAAAAACATCAAAAAAGAAAAAATTGCATCCTATTTATTCAGAAGTTGCTGAAAAACTTACAGAATTTTTAGGAACAAAGGTAAAGATCACCCCAAGAAAAAAAGGAGGGGTTATTGAAATTGTTTTTTACTCTGAAGAAGGACTATTCCAACTTCTTGAAACCATTGTTGGAGAAAAATGGAGTTATTTATAA
- a CDS encoding AAA family ATPase yields the protein MGKVVAIANQKGGVGKTTTAINLAAGLTLYQKQVLIVDCDPQGNATSGLGLTENGLNLYEILIGKISIKNAIKTTCFKQLHCITAHPDLAGIEIELANVSKRESYLNRYISLLKSDYDFIFLDCPPSLGILTLNALTAADTVLIPVQCEYYALEGLTRLLRTIKMVKQRFNPSLKIEGFLLTMFDRRNLLSYQIEKEVKKHFKNYTFDTIITRNVRLSEAPSHGLPIFLYDAKCNGAKQYRQLAEEFLKRQGAKHG from the coding sequence ATGGGCAAGGTTGTTGCTATTGCTAATCAAAAAGGTGGGGTAGGTAAGACTACAACAGCAATAAATTTAGCAGCAGGTTTAACTTTATACCAAAAACAAGTGCTTATAGTTGATTGTGATCCACAAGGAAATGCTACTAGTGGTCTTGGACTTACTGAAAATGGTTTAAATCTTTATGAAATTCTTATTGGAAAAATTTCTATTAAAAATGCTATAAAAACTACTTGTTTTAAACAATTGCATTGTATTACTGCACATCCTGATTTAGCTGGTATTGAAATAGAGCTTGCAAATGTGAGTAAACGTGAAAGTTATTTAAATAGATATATTTCTCTATTGAAGTCTGATTATGATTTTATTTTTTTAGACTGTCCACCTTCTCTTGGTATTCTCACTCTTAATGCTCTTACAGCAGCTGATACTGTATTGATACCTGTTCAGTGTGAATATTATGCCTTAGAAGGTTTAACCCGTTTACTTAGAACTATTAAAATGGTCAAACAGCGTTTTAATCCATCTTTAAAAATAGAAGGATTCCTTTTAACAATGTTTGATCGTCGGAATCTTCTTTCTTATCAAATAGAAAAAGAGGTAAAAAAACACTTTAAAAATTATACATTTGATACTATCATTACTCGTAATGTCCGTTTAAGTGAAGCGCCAAGTCATGGTTTACCCATTTTTCTTTATGATGCTAAATGTAATGGTGCTAAGCAATATAGACAATTAGCAGAGGAATTTTTAAAACGTCAAGGAGCAAAACATGGTTAA
- a CDS encoding ChaN family lipoprotein, producing MEIKKFFLLFILCFGCATQVCLYSLKEGKICFAPQTIVETKTMNSILWEDFITYLTNVQIVYLGERHGRKTDHLFQLKVAKALLERGIELAIGLEMVMRSRQKVLDRWIAGEITEEELLNQLEWEKLWGHDFSYYRDIFWFAREEKIPLIALNAPPGLVKKVANYGLNSLLPGEKEYIAKEIDLTNQEHQEFVKREFERHKAFEEIKEKKFNYFYEAQCVWDETMAETIAEYLKKHPNKHLLVLTGKGHIIYKFGIPERAYRRLPTSYLTVIPTSSGKIESKIGDFIYLTN from the coding sequence GTGGAAATTAAAAAATTTTTTCTTTTATTTATCCTTTGTTTTGGATGCGCTACTCAAGTATGTCTTTATTCTTTAAAAGAAGGAAAAATATGTTTTGCTCCGCAAACAATTGTTGAAACAAAAACTATGAATTCTATTTTGTGGGAAGATTTTATTACATATTTAACAAATGTGCAAATAGTTTATTTGGGTGAACGTCATGGTAGAAAAACAGACCATCTTTTTCAATTAAAAGTTGCTAAAGCACTTTTAGAAAGGGGTATAGAATTAGCAATTGGATTAGAGATGGTAATGCGTAGTCGTCAAAAGGTATTGGATCGTTGGATAGCAGGGGAAATAACTGAAGAAGAATTGCTAAATCAGCTTGAATGGGAAAAATTGTGGGGACACGATTTTTCATATTATCGAGATATTTTTTGGTTTGCTAGAGAAGAAAAAATCCCACTTATTGCATTAAATGCTCCGCCTGGATTAGTCAAAAAAGTGGCTAATTATGGACTTAATTCACTTTTACCAGGTGAAAAAGAATATATTGCTAAGGAAATTGATTTAACAAATCAAGAACATCAAGAATTTGTTAAGAGAGAATTTGAAAGACATAAAGCATTTGAAGAAATAAAGGAAAAAAAATTTAATTATTTTTATGAAGCTCAATGTGTTTGGGATGAAACTATGGCTGAGACAATCGCAGAATATCTTAAAAAGCATCCTAATAAACATTTATTGGTTTTAACAGGTAAAGGACATATTATATATAAATTTGGTATTCCAGAAAGAGCATACCGTCGATTACCTACCTCATACCTTACTGTCATTCCCACATCATCTGGTAAGATTGAGTCTAAAATAGGAGATTTTATTTACCTTACCAATTAA
- a CDS encoding TldD/PmbA family protein: protein MNKWIKLCQEKIEKRGIKNYEIYAINVKRTIIDVKDKEVELLNVAENRGISLRIICEGRLGFAYITEITESTIDYLIKQAISSAQVTTPDPFLNFPNFIGNYPIVSVYDKEIENLSLSKKIDFALTMEMAAKDYAPCIKKVRHSQFQEMAAQIFIANHHGLNFSYKRTLFSGSVLVMAEEKGEAEMGWHYAFNPFFNNLNPEIIGKKAAQLAADALGGKPIATQKINAIFTNRVMSEILQILSSSFLADEVQKGKSLLAPHLGKKIMSNLVNIYDNGLYPNGYATRPCDDEGIPQQRTILVENGTIKGFLYDSYTAAKEDKKSTGNAGRMSLEAPPKVEITNLYLKPHDLSFERLLKTLDKGLVITDVLGMHTADPISGDFSVGAAGYWIEGGNRLFPVKSIAIAGNIIDLFKKIVAIGNDLEFFGNCGSPSVLIEGVQVSGN, encoded by the coding sequence ATGAATAAGTGGATAAAGTTATGTCAAGAAAAAATAGAAAAAAGAGGAATAAAAAATTATGAAATTTACGCAATAAATGTAAAAAGAACAATAATTGATGTAAAAGATAAAGAGGTGGAGTTATTAAATGTTGCTGAAAACAGAGGAATAAGTTTAAGAATAATTTGTGAAGGACGATTGGGTTTTGCTTATATTACGGAGATTACAGAAAGTACAATTGATTATTTAATAAAGCAAGCAATTTCTAGCGCACAAGTAACAACTCCTGATCCATTTTTAAATTTCCCTAATTTTATAGGAAATTACCCTATAGTTTCTGTTTATGATAAAGAAATAGAAAATTTATCTCTTTCTAAAAAAATAGATTTTGCTTTAACAATGGAAATGGCTGCAAAAGATTATGCACCCTGCATTAAAAAAGTTCGCCATTCTCAATTTCAAGAAATGGCTGCACAAATTTTTATTGCTAATCATCATGGTCTAAATTTTTCCTATAAACGCACACTTTTTAGCGGAAGTGTATTAGTAATGGCAGAAGAAAAAGGCGAAGCAGAAATGGGGTGGCATTATGCTTTTAACCCATTTTTTAATAATTTAAATCCAGAAATTATTGGTAAAAAAGCTGCGCAATTAGCTGCTGATGCTTTAGGAGGGAAACCCATTGCTACACAAAAGATTAATGCTATTTTTACAAATCGTGTAATGAGCGAAATTCTTCAAATCTTGAGTTCTTCTTTTCTTGCTGATGAAGTACAAAAAGGAAAATCGCTTTTAGCTCCACATCTTGGAAAAAAAATCATGTCAAATCTTGTAAATATTTATGATAATGGTCTTTACCCTAATGGTTATGCCACTCGCCCATGTGATGATGAAGGTATACCACAGCAAAGAACAATACTTGTAGAAAATGGCACAATTAAAGGATTCCTTTATGATAGTTATACAGCAGCAAAAGAAGATAAAAAATCAACTGGTAATGCTGGACGTATGAGTCTTGAAGCACCACCTAAAGTAGAAATAACTAATCTTTATTTAAAGCCACATGATTTAAGTTTTGAAAGACTTTTAAAAACATTAGATAAAGGACTTGTTATTACTGATGTACTTGGTATGCATACAGCGGATCCTATTTCTGGTGATTTTTCAGTAGGGGCAGCTGGATATTGGATTGAGGGAGGAAATAGGCTGTTTCCTGTTAAAAGCATTGCTATTGCAGGAAATATAATAGATTTGTTTAAAAAAATTGTAGCTATTGGTAATGATTTAGAATTTTTTGGCAATTGTGGTTCCCCTAGTGTTTTGATAGAAGGGGTGCAAGTTAGTGGAAATTAA
- a CDS encoding N-acetyltransferase — protein sequence MNYIFEKAKIKDTKIIYEILTYYGKKGLLLPRPLSEIYEFLRDFFVCRQGNEVIGICALHIFWENLAEIRSLAVKEAYQHQGIGKHLVQVCLQEAVSLGIFRVFTLTYKPNFFSQLGFKKIEKESLPHKIWADCIRCPKYPDLCDEISMIWEFKNE from the coding sequence ATGAATTATATTTTTGAGAAGGCAAAAATAAAAGATACAAAGATAATTTATGAAATTTTGACTTATTACGGTAAAAAGGGTTTGCTTTTACCAAGACCTTTAAGCGAAATTTATGAATTTTTAAGGGATTTTTTTGTCTGTCGTCAAGGAAATGAAGTAATAGGTATATGTGCACTTCATATCTTTTGGGAAAATTTAGCTGAAATCAGGTCTTTAGCAGTAAAAGAGGCATATCAGCATCAAGGTATTGGTAAACATTTAGTACAAGTCTGTTTACAAGAAGCAGTTTCTCTTGGTATTTTTCGTGTTTTTACTCTTACTTATAAACCTAATTTTTTTTCACAATTGGGATTTAAGAAAATAGAAAAAGAATCTCTTCCACATAAAATTTGGGCAGATTGTATTCGTTGCCCTAAGTATCCTGATTTATGTGATGAAATTTCTATGATTTGGGAGTTTAAAAATGAATAA
- a CDS encoding YkgJ family cysteine cluster protein, with amino-acid sequence MFEILADYLKLVNKVEAFLARVKEKFGSEIHCQVGCTDCCQQEFGIFPIEAYYLWQGWPKSIEKESGKCPLLKENLCLAYSFRPLICRTQGYPLWSREGEKEGYPLITVCPKNFSKYDLNALPSEYVLNLDLMNKILASINYLFVKKYHLDLPLRLKISEIPNFKEIFSRL; translated from the coding sequence ATGTTTGAAATACTTGCTGATTATCTTAAATTAGTAAATAAGGTAGAAGCTTTTCTTGCAAGAGTAAAGGAAAAATTTGGATCTGAAATCCATTGTCAAGTTGGCTGTACTGATTGTTGCCAGCAAGAATTTGGTATTTTTCCTATTGAAGCTTATTATCTCTGGCAAGGTTGGCCTAAGTCAATAGAGAAAGAATCAGGAAAGTGTCCACTTTTAAAAGAAAATCTTTGTCTTGCATATTCCTTTCGTCCCCTTATCTGCCGTACTCAAGGATACCCTCTTTGGAGTCGAGAAGGTGAAAAAGAAGGTTATCCTTTAATTACTGTCTGTCCTAAAAACTTTTCAAAATATGATCTCAATGCCCTTCCTTCTGAATATGTATTAAATTTGGATCTTATGAATAAAATTCTAGCTAGCATAAATTATCTTTTTGTAAAGAAATATCACTTAGATCTCCCCTTACGCTTAAAAATTAGCGAAATTCCAAATTTTAAAGAAATTTTTTCCCGATTATAA